The following is a genomic window from Malus sylvestris chromosome 7, drMalSylv7.2, whole genome shotgun sequence.
gtGCAGGGCAGTTTATGTGTTGAGTTGGAGGGGCTTTGTTCGATGTCCTCCCTCCTTATTTATAGCGATGTTGTACTAAATCCCAATCATTCTCGAATTAGAACTCTTTTCCCCGATCCGTCCTTATCTCGGCCAGTCCTACTCCTACCAGGATTCTGAACTCAACCCGTCATTAGGCCATATTCAAACTCCTTATCTTGTCGAGACTGCTTCTCGTAATAAGACTCACTTGCATCCCCCAGATTCCTAATGGGATACGATTAGTTATGACTATGCGGCCCATGAACCGAATAACCTCCCGTTGACTTCTACGCACGGCCTCTGggccgagaacaattctaaacttGGCCTAAACCAATATTTTTGGGCCCacacattgccccctcgcttctgaggtcgtcCGTCTGTATTCCTTGGCACGAgcctcgaccttgaagaagcgaaaccATCCTAAAGATAATCATGGACTTCTCTTGAGAAAAACCACCATGCGCATTTATGAGACATAACCCCACGATCTCGATTTCCTAATTGTCCTGCCACATGTCAACCCCCTGGTTAACCTAGCAGCCCTTAATCATGATCCTCGAAAACGTGCGACCGCCGAAACGTCTTTTCTGTATTAAACCTGTTGCAACACGCCATCGTGCGTCCTCAATCCCTGAAAACCTCAGTCTTTTCGCCTTGATTCTCTAAGCATGTACAATGATTACCAACTCTCCCGCTCGATTCCATCCTTGATTTCGAAAATCAAACGCTTAGCCTTCTGCCTTAAATGTCTTTAAATACTCGGATCCCTTTTATTTGTACCTTACGCTTTCCAAAACCTTTGAAATTTTCTCGCCACTTTGTTCTCAAAAActttcaaaacccagaaaaccttAAGCTTTCATCAATGGCTTCCTTTGTCACAGAATTTTCCCCCGAGTGCAACAAGTGCAAAGCTTTCATTGATCAGAACGCCATCAAGACCTTGCGTTTCGAAGGTGACTTGAACACTACTCATCAAATTCTGGGCCCACTCTTCAAAGACACAGTGccatcatccatcaccaacctGTTTAAAAAACACTGCCTGGCAGGTTTGCTGCAGGGATTCGACTGGTCGAAGTGGTGCCAGACAAAACCCCAAGGATCTTAGCCGTCGACTAATGCGAACTGGGTGGCCTGGGTCTTACGAATGGAAAAATTCTTCAGTAAAGAATGGAATGCTCTTGGTATCCACGATGCCATCAAGCTCTCGATTATGGAGATTTTAATGGATAATGGACTCCTCATGGCCGCTCTACACCTCtggtgttcggccaccaacATCATGGTCCTTCCATTTGTCCCTATAACTCCCACCATCCTCGACATCTCGGTTATTATCGGGAACCCTCATTATAGCATTCCGGTCGATGCCACCCTTATTGGATGCCCATCCAATCTTGACCTCAAGGCGATGTTCGACGATCGGGTCGTCGAGACGTTAAGCCACGAAGGTCAAGAGCCCTCAAAAGAAGACGttcagaaattgcacaagaatttTCTGAACTATAATACCCTTATCCTCCATTTTGCTGGTCGAGAGGAGGTAAGTCTACAGAAGGGGGAACACGAGGCCTTCCTGTTTTACTAGTACAACAAGTTCAtctgttgtaccaagtcaaataAATGCTTGGTCGAGAATATGCCGGTGGCAAAAGCCCTGTCTAGTGGTCATTCTCTAGTGCTCAGTCCTGCCATCCTCGCCAACCTTCTTCATTGCCTGGCAGAAACGACCATCAACAAGATCGACCCGCACCAGAATGAACCTCTCTGGGTATTCTAACTCTGGCTGCAGGTTTATTTCTCCACACTTCGGCCAAAAGTCTCTGGCTTCCTGTCTACTGTAGCGTTTGACCTTCAATTGGCCTCCCGACCAGCGCCCACTCATCGAGCCGAATAAGTCTTTAAACACATCTTCGGCCTGGATGTCCTTTCTGAtaatgaatttttgatatgtcgtCGTCAAGAATACCCTTACTCCATTAAACTTCCCACGTCGACTTGGAGTGAAAGCGAAGACACCAATCTTCGTCAAAATTGGGGGTCGTTCATGTTAACTTGCTACCTTCCCCTCAGTTGCGATGCTCGCCGAGCAAGTTGGGAAGTCTACCACCCCCACTTTGCCGCCCGACAGCTCGGCTACCTTCAAGGTTGCCTAATGCTTCTACTTTTTCTCGCTTCCTTCTAGACCGCGAACACGTCTTTGGTTCCTCAGAACGGAAGTGTAGAGACATCGAGAAGGAATTTCAGGAACGGTGTAAGAAATTTCACCTTCAACCAGCTGTTCCTGAATTTCTCGGCACCGATACCTTCGGTGACTAGTGGGAAGAATACACTCATAACTTCTTTTACTCTTCGATCGAGGAAGTAGTCAACAAAAGTTTCGGTGACCGGCCCAAGAGAAACTCCGCCCCTCAATCCAACGAGGCGTCCTAAGGTAAATCCTTGTTTCtacctttgtttttcaaatattttaatgGTTTTGCTAACGAGATTTCGCTTTCTTAGGCGCTCGGGTACTGAAAGAGGTGGACGTGGTCGTCTCGGCAGTGGTTAAGAAAAAATCGGTCCCTTCCTTTAAGAAAACCAAACTGCCGCACCAAACACACCGAGCAAACGACCTTACCTGGACGTCGAGACGGCATGTGAAGCTCCCCGTCCCCTAAAACTCGTCAAGAAATTGGCGAATAAGGGAGCACGGGATATTCATGTTATCTCTAGCCACACCACTAGGACAACTGCTCCTAGTACCTCTCCTTCCGCTCCCGTTGTTCAGGCTTCCGCGGAGAATCAACCTTCTTCGGCCAGCCCGATAACCCAGGCTCAACCAATACCTGAAGTCCCCAAGGTTGTGGTCGAGCCAGTTGCCGTACCATTGGTCGACTCGCCTGCAGCTCCAGGGTCGACAGAAGTACCTGTATTGGGAGAGACAACCCCTTCGATTAGGGAGAATTTCTCCAAGAATCCAAAACATTCGATGGTAATCTTAGAAGAGGTATGATGACGATGTCAACCATTTTACTCATTAAATTCAAAAGTATTAATAACTTTTTTGTTTCAGGATGACGAGAGTGACAAAATTCTGCCGGCGAGGCGCTCTCGACCAATCGACACTCATGTTGATCCTCATCCCGTGGTTGAGGCAGCCGCCCCGGTTGATCATCCTGTAGCCGATCGTGGGAAAAGACCCATGAATGAACCTGAGGCGACGTAAAAAACTCCAATTCACCCGCAAGACCAGGATGTTGACCTCCCTTCTCAAGAAGTAACCTCAGCTTTTGTAAGACTCAACTACTTTCTCTTGTCAATTTCGTTATAACAAATCTAAGATgggaaaaatattaaatgtcaggtgcccaaTTATTCATTTCACCGAAAATTCTACGCACCGAAGGGTGTTATTTATATTTCCTGGCCACCTCATtggccatcgaacgtagataacctccatcggctgCGTGAATTAAGAAGCAGTCTGaaacactgggctcggccattaagctctctaggttcgagcaatgaacctgaggacatggccgaagtctcctATCGACAGGTTTAAAACAAATCCTCTCTGCTACCTTCTTTTACTATTTACCTTGCGCCTAAACTCATTTTTAtgtgcagccttcatgggaagtcgagtttgATGCTCTCCTATCGAGTACTTCAAGGGCGGCTGGCTCTTCGACAACTACAATTGAGCCAACCGACTCAACTGCTCTTGTTCGGTTGCATGAGCTCTTGTCTCTCTCAGCTTCGCAAGTCCTCGAGCGCTAGAGTCTTGATTCGGTGAGTGCATGTTTGAATGATCTCAGAGCTGATGGACGACTGAGCACCGAGGCTATCACTCAAGCATCTTCTGCCTTGGGACGAACCCGAGATTATTTCAGTATTTTCGCGAAAGCTCTTCGGGCTGACGATAACTTGAAAGCTGCAACAGCCGTTTGAGATGCCCTTCGCCCAAAGGTCGAAGTTTTAAAAGCTAAAAAAAGGACCCTGGCCGACCTTGATCGTCAAATTGCCGAACTTCAACACTGAAGATCGGCAATTGCTTCCGAGTTTGCGAAGAATTTTGAGTCGGGCGGTAAATCTTGCTTAACCGAATACGCTGTGAGTATGAAGCAGGTCGAGCAACTGAAGATGGACAAGAGAAATCGGCAAGCTGAGGTCACGATGGGTGAGGTAAGGTGGCTGGAGTTGAAGGCTATTCTTGAATCTCTTCTACCTTCATCACCCTAGAATTATTCGATTGTAGATTGATCGACCAACCATATTTGTacacctttttgtttttttgctaAACTTAATGAAATGGACTTTTATTCTCGCATCTCCCAAGTGACTGGaaaatatttctttaaaaaccttCCATTGATTGGCAACTTGTGGACAATTCCAGTTCGATCTCTAAGGTGGTATGCCCCATTGCCGAGAACCTTATGAATGACGAatggcccttcccaattcggtgactacttgccaaacctggggtctttaattcctacaGGTAGTACGGTCTACCAAACCAATTCTCCTTCGCCGAACGTTTTTTGTCTAACTTGTTGATTATACGCATAGCCTGAAAGTTaaaatgagattaaaaaaaacaaaaaaaaatcctatttcAAACAGTAGAAGGTGTTTGCATGGCCTGAAAGTTGAAACCTTCCAACTGATTAAAACAAGTCACTGTCAAAACTGGCCAGAGAAAAACCAACCTCGCTGCTTTTCTAGCCGATTACAAGTAGTCGCTGTCAAAACtggccaaagaaaaagaagaatatgGATTGAGTGCCTTCCCCATCCCATACTCTCTTCATGTCCTTCTATttctgtggtcacggttaaatcatgtcaatattttatattctaattgttttttgtcttattatttttataaaaaaaataatataaaatattaacgtgacttaaccatgatcacataatataaaaaaacatgATAAAAGTATGGGATAAGAAGGGCAGACAATTCAAGTCTGAAAAAGAAACCTTACCGCTTTTCACACATCCTGCTAAAAAACTTCATGGGCGTCcacttttccaaaaaaaaaaaaaatatatatatatatatatatatatatatatatgtagattTATAAAGCAATTATACTTTTCAACAACACGATATTTTGGACAGTTTGGAGTTTGCATACAGGTTCACCAATTTTGGAAGAATGGTTGTTagaaatgagagattttttaacaTGTCCAAATTATAGGCTAATACATTACATATTATTATGATGACACTTAAAAATAAATTCttcatttatataataacatgtaGAATACCATTCTGTATTTCGAGCAcgttaaaaaatttctcattaaTAACATCTTAAATGTTTTGGCCAGGAGGCCTACCAACATAATGACAAAGTTTTAGGTGAGCTCTTTAGTATTGAGGTCCACTATAATTAATTAGAAAACTTTATTATAATTCTTCAaaaatattactttttttttaacaaacgatattatctgcaATAAGAGGGAGAGTGGTCtcagcctcacaatgggctaacaataatgtggttcaaactcacATTTAGAGAGAATTGAACCTTAGACTTCTCACTTACTTTTAGATTAATAACTTAATAGTAATCaacttaatactacggtctagtggtattccgtTTCCTTTGTAAGTaaaaggttttaggttcgattctcgccaaaggcaaatttgaaccgcATAAATGCTAGGTCATTGTGAGATTTAACCACTCTCCCATCCcctagtatagataatatcgtttggtttgaaaaagaaaacaaaacttaatAGCAATGCTAGGTAGACTTAATTTGCAaaataaataatgtgtcacctataaaaaataagcacgttaatcaacacttagtaataattcaattgtcAGCTTTCATgccatttagtttaaaaaatttagtcttccGTAACATTACTCATAACTtaaataagattaaaaattaaatttaatccCTTAACCtcatgttttatttgtttttataagGTCTATCGTcgctcagtactacggtctggtgatatttctcttcgcttagaagtgagaagttttaggttcgaatcttgtggatgacgaattcgataccaaattaggttgtccattatgtggcttagccgaacttctCATctctttaatgtaaaaatataaatgtACTGAAAAAAAGTAAGGTCTATCGTATACattgatttctttgttttgatttcatAAGGGTTACAAAACTGAAAAgttaaacattaaaacaaaatttcttTCAATGATATGCTTTGCAATTAGGAGTCATGAAAGGAGAACGGTGAGGCCATATCCATGTTTCTCCATATATTCATGCCAATCTCCGTATGCACTATGCGATATCTTTTCTCCTCCTAGTGATAATTAATCCAAGTCGTGAACATATGATAATTAATCCAAGTCCAAGTCGTGAACATAAGATAATTAATCCAAATCCAAGTCGTTAACTTATGATAATTAATCCAAGTCGTGAACATAAGATAATTAATCCAAGTCCAAGTCGTTAACGTATGGTGATTAATCACTAATCAGAACAAGCAAAGAACTAATTATTGTTATTGTGAAAATGCAAGTTGCAGGAAGGAGTTTTCAGTGTTGGAGTTGGTTTCCTCGATCCCTCGATTAGCGGCACACACGGCGGCAGACATAGCAGCTCCGATACATGATCGAACGAGGACGAGCACCGTATGTTTCCGAGACCAACCGCCATTTTTGTTAACTTTTCAGCTGCTGGTTGGACAGTTGGACTGGACGACGACGAGTACTGTTTGCTTTCGTCTTCTCGCTTATCTCATTCAGCTCTGTGtctgtttttcatttttattttctggcTTGGGCCAGTCGTTGTCCCTTTAAATGGGCCTAAATATAAAAAAGAGTAAACCCACTGTTCAAAAATAGCCCAATTTTTAAAACGATCCACAATGACTTGCTGGCCCAAGCTTTGCCAGGTGACTAGATATCCACACACACCCCACAAACATCAAAGGGTAGAAGAATTGGGAAAGAGAACTCGAACACATAATCTCAACTGCAGAGATAAGATaaattttttaacaacttgaactataagggtgcgtttgttgcaccagaatatctcggactggactagcttcatggactaagctggactgggttagaatagactaagctggactgatttagtgaagcgtttggtgctgtgtcggactaaaaagcaggactcatatattatattattaaattttatatttacaatattttatcattaatttaatctatatatactaatattttattattaaattatcattttcctttctagAACCATTTATTTTGGTTAAGCTTTTAATCATCttcctctctcattttttttgtcCGTCCACTGCATCCCTCCCCTCTCATTTTTCCGTCcaaatccctctctctcttccttttgcCTCTTTTCCTGTCCAACTCCCTGGGTGATAATCTGATTTGGGATGGTCTCAGATTCGAAGATTTTGcaaatctctctcttcctcttcactGCAAATCTCTCTCTGCCTCTTCTATTCCTCTCACAAAATCCCTTGCAAATcttaaaatcaaaccaaagagcAAGAACGAAAATGAAAATTTAGGAGTTGGAGGCGGGATGCATGCATGAGTGGCTCGAAGGTGGGAAATGGGGTTGAATCTAGGGAACTTTATCGAaaaacacccggtactgttcactttaacgaaaagccacatttttacactaaaaagtcaatcatggtactattcactttaccctttattttgtccttatcattaaaactcaaagttttcaagcccttttcattagttttcctttgaatcTACTTTCGGTTTCtgagttttctgggtttttggcttttttgggttttctgggTCTCTGACTTGGAGATCTTATGGACAAATGAGAGGGAGGTGGGGAGAAAGACAGTGGGAGGGCAAGTTCTCAGGCATGGGGTGAGGCAAAGTGAGGGGAAGCGGGGAAACTGGACTAGCAATCCCCTCCTTTTCCGGGGCTCTCGCTAAGCCCAGCTAACGAAGGATTTAATCGGCACGAGTCCGACTTAATCCCACTAAATTCAATCCCGACTTGCACCAAACACAGAATAATAATCCTACCCAAGTAGTCAAGTCCAGTGAAACTTAAGGTGGCCAAACAAACACGCCCTAAGTCTTTTGAGCTGACGAACAAGATTCCTAAGCTAAATGATAAACAAacatatttttgaaatattttaCACCTCTATTAGTCTAgtctatttatatatatatatatatatatatatatatatatatatataaattcaaTAGTCAAAAATAAAGATAGCGAGTGTGAGAGATTATTTGTCATGTGGAAGAGAACACTTTTTTGGattcaattttattataaataaaaataattagaatttAGGGTTTAAACATTGTTTGTGCATAGTCGTTGACAAAGAACTTGTCCAAGTCTTTTCCAAATATTCCCCTAacctccccttttttttttcttctggaaCAAACGATAGTATCTACACTAACTGGGTGgggccactcagtactacggtctggtggtacttctctttacttataagtaagaggtcttagattcaaaTATCATAGATggcaaattcgataccaaattaggttgcccattatgtggcttagccgaactcccgcTTCtccttaatataaaaatatcgttgtactaaaaaatatataaaaacaaaaacaaaaaaactaagaGGATGAGGAGTGGGTTAAACCTTCCAATGACTTTTGAATGCTTTTGTCAAATTGCTTGATATGTTTGTTTATTTCCCGATTTAGTGTCAAACTTATCTTGAAAGTTACTCTGCTTGACTAAAATCTTAAAGAACACGCTTATTTTTAGTTATGCCCCTTGCTACTCAATTTCAATCTCATTTTATTCCTTGTAATTCAAAATTCACTACTTCACTCCCTGTAACTCAAAGTTCGCTTCACTCTGCCTTTTGGAACTTGATCTTGGTCCCATTTTGCCACCATAAACTTTAAAGTCGACTCTATAAAACTTAAAATCCGCTACACATTGCCTTagatatattaatttcttatgtggGATTTGGGTGTGTCAAGCTaaacaatttcttttttatttttttttcatctcttcaatttcttttaaacttaatattctCTGATTGAGTGATTGTTGAATGTTAACACATAATGGAGAGTTATAATCAAACTTATTGCACATGTAGCATAATCAAACTTATTGCACATGTAGCATAACCTTATTTGGTGTTGGGTCCCACATATATTTCACAATGCGGCTTATAAGTtttagggagaagagagagtccAAAAGTCAAAGCGgaacaaattttgagttttaaagataaaGTAGTGATTTTTGGGTCACATGGAGcaaaatgaaatcaaaataaaatttcataagGCGTAGATAAAaaaatgggaactttaacgaaaagcttctggtattgttcactttaacgaaaaaccatatttttacactaaaaagtcaatcctgatactatttattttaccttttattttgttcttatcgttaaaactcaaagttttcaaacccttttcattagttttcttaaaaataaGCCAAAAAAATATTGAGGGATCAATTGACTTAATTTACaatcacaaaatcacaaaaggctTCTTGGTCTTTCCTCTTATTTTGGGGTTGAGCTAGCTCTAGCTGTCTTTTACAATTTTAAATTCAAGCATTTATAATTCATGTTGCAATGTAGCCAAAACATATATGAAACGAATTGACAACAAAATTACACACAACAAAATTGCGCCCATCAGAATGAAAATGATGAAACATATGCAAAACTATCGACTTTTCTACGGCGTCTGAGACTATTGGATATGTACCCGACTTTAACCGCGAAATTATtagttaaaaatacaaaaattaagatttaattgttaaaaaaattggagtatcatatactctgAAGTACCATAACAAAGAATAACTTGCATGTCATTACATAACATCAATGTTGATAATAAATTCGGCCAATCaaaaagtgaaaataaaaaatttgaaatccttTGGATTCTTGCAGAATATGGGATTGGGGTTTATCGACTATTTCATCGTATGAAATAGAAGAAGTCTAGGTTTTAAAAACCATCAATAAAACACTTGCAGTTGACTTGATTACTTAAACCATCTTTGACaaaacatatatctaacatCAAGCACTCTCTGTATGTAAGGTTTAGAGCGTTCTACGACTAATGTCATCCCATATTTCAGCCGAGGACAGGGGCGGACGTCGTTGCGGCCTTCTAAAGAAACGACGAACGGTAGAGACTGCCACCTCTTCAGGATTGTTACAGTTGTGCAAGTCCCAATATGTTTTGCATCTGGAGACAACGGTTTCCAAGTCCTTGGCCATGAGCACAAATGCTTCCACTTTTGTCTGACTTTTGACATGTTTGCTGGAGACTGGAAGTTCGTTGAAACAGTCTGATGCCCAATCGAGAAGCTCTTCCCCATAAATGTAACCTTTCCCGACGCGCTTGATGGCCATTGATGAGACTCCTTGCCCAACTTGATTATCACTCGACCCGTAGGTCCACACTGTTCCTTGGATAATGAACATCATGCAATCGAGTGGATCTCCCATTCGAAAAACGAAGCTGGTCTCACCGTACGTCACTGGCTTCAGACAGTCGCACATCAACGTCAACACTTTTTCATTCATGCCTTTAAGCCTATTTACCTGCACACATGCGCGCGCATGGACATACATATATCATCAGAACAACATTGCAGTGAAAATGGATGCAATTAATAGATGGAGAGAGATGGAGTTTTGAAGAACATACTTTCTTAAGTGTACCCATGAAAAGATGGCGTTTAACAGTTCTTTTGGTTTGCCAGGGAAGAATAAGGAATGGCTTGTGGACATCAGCATCTTTGtcttttttcaatattttttctaTGCTATCCATGATCTCTTTCTTGACATCATCGGGGAATTTATTGTCGGATATCCACCTTCGTACATCTAGCATCCTCATCCGAATCTTCTGTTTcgtctcctcttcttcctccgcTTTTTGTCTCCTCTCCTCTGTTTTTGTAGCTTCCATCTGCATATAAGTCTGTCACGCCACAAATCAAACAATTACTTAATATACTCGAAGAATGATCTCCGCGGCCACAAACTCCTGAACATGAGaaattggtgaaagttgaagtaCAGCGAGATTCAGTATAACAACCTGCACGTTTCCAATGAAATATAAAAACAGAAGCAAGCCAACGACCGAAATGAGAATCGCAAACAAGTTTTCCCACACGTACGTACTTGTTGTCAGATTCGTCCCAAAATTACTACAAAATAATAGACAATGTTGCCCAATTAGATAACCCAAAATTTATATCCgttacaaatttttttaaaattgttgATTGTCAATGGATACATCGTACCTTAGATTTCGCAAGCCCCACCAGAAAGAGTAAAATAACTTCCTTCCGAACTGTGTGTGGTCTACGTTATGATTCTGAAGGGAATCAAGAAATATTCCAAAATTAAATTGGGGTAAGACACCATCTGGAGTATCTAACGGGCAATGCTTGTTTAGAAATGCTATGTTTCTTGAATTAGTAGTTTGATGCCCACAGTAGAAAGTATTCATACACCCAACAGGATCTGGACTATGTTTTGCACAGGCATTGTACCAGCATAATGTCTCTTGTTGAATAGAaaagaaataccaaaaagctCCAAGTATCTACAAAAGCAACAAATTCATAAGC
Proteins encoded in this region:
- the LOC126627771 gene encoding cyclic nucleotide-gated ion channel 1-like isoform X1, coding for MGAICSFCVVSRSDAGHWNVLIRKVLYVLKMRKSEQRRKFLYIWSKIMVISCVLAVSLDPLFLYILIIDQDNKCLQMDKKLSTTILVLRSLTDIIFAVPFICKVHKSVTFQMHKKFGANVAANTTSTVASSTQQIEGNLYGKSKGKALTKVGKKIAQKMSWLYFSYINDFLALLPVPQLLIVVTFYNMRGAEYVEHKKLLNAFIFGQYLPRIYRVHQSSKKLREVVGTWFKGLYNFFLYILASHILGAFWYFFSIQQETLCWYNACAKHSPDPVGCMNTFYCGHQTTNSRNIAFLNKHCPLDTPDGVLPQFNFGIFLDSLQNHNVDHTQFGRKLFYSFWWGLRNLSNFGTNLTTSTYVWENLFAILISVVGLLLFLYFIGNVQMEATKTEERRQKAEEEEETKQKIRMRMLDVRRWISDNKFPDDVKKEIMDSIEKILKKDKDADVHKPFLILPWQTKRTVKRHLFMGTLKKVNRLKGMNEKVLTLMCDCLKPVTYGETSFVFRMGDPLDCMMFIIQGTVWTYGSSDNQVGQGVSSMAIKRVGKGYIYGEELLDWASDCFNELPVSSKHVKSQTKVEAFVLMAKDLETVVSRCKTYWDLHNCNNPEEVAVSTVRRFFRRPQRRPPLSSAEIWDDISRRTL
- the LOC126627771 gene encoding cyclic nucleotide-gated ion channel 1-like isoform X2, whose product is MVYGRASDVERLEEGSDAGHWNVLIRKVLYVLKMRKSEQRRKFLYIWSKIMVISCVLAVSLDPLFLYILIIDQDNKCLQMDKKLSTTILVLRSLTDIIFAVPFICKVHKSVTFQMHKKFGANVAANTTSTVASSTQQIEGNLYGKSKGKALTKVGKKIAQKMSWLYFSYINDFLALLPVPQLLIVVTFYNMRGAEYVEHKKLLNAFIFGQYLPRIYRVHQSSKKLREVVGTWFKGLYNFFLYILASHILGAFWYFFSIQQETLCWYNACAKHSPDPVGCMNTFYCGHQTTNSRNIAFLNKHCPLDTPDGVLPQFNFGIFLDSLQNHNVDHTQFGRKLFYSFWWGLRNLSNFGTNLTTSTYVWENLFAILISVVGLLLFLYFIGNVQTYMQMEATKTEERRQKAEEEEETKQKIRMRMLDVRRWISDNKFPDDVKKEIMDSIEKILKKDKDADVHKPFLILPWQTKRTVKRHLFMGTLKKVNRLKGMNEKVLTLMCDCLKPVTYGETSFVFRMGDPLDCMMFIIQGTVWTYGSSDNQVGQGVSSMAIKRVGKGYIYGEELLDWASDCFNELPVSSKHVKSQTKVEAFVLMAKDLETVVSRCKTYWDLHNCNNPEEVAVSTVRRFFRRPQRRPPLSSAEIWDDISRRTL
- the LOC126627771 gene encoding cyclic nucleotide-gated ion channel 1-like isoform X3, whose protein sequence is MRKSEQRRKFLYIWSKIMVISCVLAVSLDPLFLYILIIDQDNKCLQMDKKLSTTILVLRSLTDIIFAVPFICKVHKSVTFQMHKKFGANVAANTTSTVASSTQQIEGNLYGKSKGKALTKVGKKIAQKMSWLYFSYINDFLALLPVPQILGAFWYFFSIQQETLCWYNACAKHSPDPVGCMNTFYCGHQTTNSRNIAFLNKHCPLDTPDGVLPQFNFGIFLDSLQNHNVDHTQFGRKLFYSFWWGLRNLSNFGTNLTTSTYVWENLFAILISVVGLLLFLYFIGNVQTYMQMEATKTEERRQKAEEEEETKQKIRMRMLDVRRWISDNKFPDDVKKEIMDSIEKILKKDKDADVHKPFLILPWQTKRTVKRHLFMGTLKKVNRLKGMNEKVLTLMCDCLKPVTYGETSFVFRMGDPLDCMMFIIQGTVWTYGSSDNQVGQGVSSMAIKRVGKGYIYGEELLDWASDCFNELPVSSKHVKSQTKVEAFVLMAKDLETVVSRCKTYWDLHNCNNPEEVAVSTVRRFFRRPQRRPPLSSAEIWDDISRRTL